One region of Streptomyces davaonensis JCM 4913 genomic DNA includes:
- a CDS encoding Lrp/AsnC family transcriptional regulator: MDAVDRQLIQALRENGRASYAELGRLVGLSGPSVTDRINRLEAAGVITGYRATVDAASLGLGVTALIGISLSDAADHEDVAARMKDLSEIEDCWFIAGDDSYMLKVRANDVDGLERIIRRLSGTKGVSRTRTTIVLSTKWENRVGELPEEV, from the coding sequence ATGGACGCGGTGGACAGGCAGCTCATCCAGGCCCTGAGGGAGAACGGCCGGGCCTCCTACGCGGAGCTTGGGCGCCTCGTCGGCCTGTCGGGACCCAGTGTCACCGACCGCATCAACCGGCTGGAGGCGGCCGGTGTCATCACCGGCTACCGCGCCACCGTCGACGCGGCCTCCCTCGGCCTCGGCGTCACCGCCCTGATCGGCATCTCGCTCTCCGACGCCGCCGACCACGAGGACGTCGCGGCCCGGATGAAGGACCTCAGCGAGATCGAGGACTGCTGGTTCATCGCCGGTGACGACTCCTACATGCTCAAGGTGCGGGCGAACGACGTGGACGGCCTGGAGCGGATCATCCGCCGGCTGAGCGGCACGAAGGGCGTCTCCCGGACCCGTACGACGATCGTGCTCTCCACGAAGTGGGAGAACCGGGTCGGGGAACTGCCCGAAGAGGTCTAG
- a CDS encoding PLD nuclease N-terminal domain-containing protein: protein MLRVLMFLVPLALSIYAFIDCISTKDEDIRHMPKPLWAILVLLFPVVGSISWLIAGKKRSPAAEGWSGVRNSRGGQRWVAPDDNPEFLKSLDDEDKNNKRDEP from the coding sequence ATGCTCCGGGTGCTGATGTTCCTCGTACCGCTGGCCCTCAGCATCTATGCCTTCATCGACTGCATCAGCACCAAGGACGAGGACATCCGGCACATGCCGAAGCCGCTGTGGGCGATCCTCGTGCTGCTGTTCCCGGTCGTCGGGTCGATCTCGTGGCTGATCGCGGGCAAGAAGCGGAGCCCGGCGGCGGAGGGCTGGTCCGGGGTGCGGAACAGCCGGGGCGGTCAGCGGTGGGTGGCGCCGGACGACAACCCCGAGTTCCTCAAGTCGCTGGACGACGAGGACAAGAACAACAAGCGGGACGAACCCTGA
- a CDS encoding nucleoside deaminase, which produces MDQAQARSRLAVAVAEARAGLGEGGIPIGAALYGADGVLLGRGHNRRVQDGDPSMHAETAAFRAAGRQRSYRGTTMVTTLSPCWYCSGLVRQFGISRVVIGEAVTFSGGHEWLAEHGVEIVLLDDPECVELMRDFIKDQPELWNEDIGE; this is translated from the coding sequence ATGGATCAGGCACAGGCACGGAGCCGGCTCGCTGTCGCCGTCGCGGAGGCTCGGGCGGGACTTGGGGAAGGTGGCATTCCGATCGGGGCCGCGCTCTACGGGGCCGATGGGGTGCTGCTCGGGCGTGGGCACAATCGGCGGGTTCAGGACGGGGATCCGTCGATGCACGCGGAGACGGCCGCGTTCCGGGCGGCGGGGCGGCAGCGGTCGTATCGGGGTACGACGATGGTGACGACGCTGTCGCCCTGCTGGTACTGCTCCGGACTGGTCCGGCAGTTCGGGATCTCGCGGGTCGTCATCGGTGAGGCGGTGACCTTCAGCGGTGGGCATGAGTGGCTGGCGGAGCACGGCGTGGAGATCGTGCTGCTCGACGATCCTGAGTGCGTCGAGCTGATGCGTGACTTCATCAAGGACCAACCCGAGTTGTGGAACGAGGACATCGGTGAATGA
- a CDS encoding LysR family transcriptional regulator: MELRLLVTFEKVATVLSFTRAAAELAYAQSSVTSQIRALESSLGTELFDRLGGHIRLTEAGERLLPYARQLIELAEEARAAVTGAEEPTGSLVVGTMESLTSYRLPPLLELFHHRYPKVRLALRTTIGDETRQALRQGTYDLGFLMEEETAHPGLESEVLAVEPLALVAGREMDVSSTADLLRHPLLATEPGCAYRDLFERELKSVSSSVEFMEFGTIEATKRAAAAGLGIALLPEVTVAAELAEGSLVRLDWEPPFTLRTQLAWRSGKRLPAHARLFVEQARKLIAEQG, translated from the coding sequence ATGGAGCTGCGGCTGCTCGTCACCTTCGAGAAGGTCGCGACCGTTCTGAGCTTCACCAGGGCGGCGGCCGAGCTGGCGTACGCGCAGTCCAGTGTCACCAGTCAGATCCGGGCTCTTGAGTCCTCGCTCGGCACGGAGCTGTTCGACCGGCTCGGCGGGCACATCCGGCTGACGGAGGCGGGTGAGCGGCTGCTGCCGTACGCGCGGCAGCTCATCGAGCTGGCCGAGGAGGCGCGGGCGGCGGTGACGGGGGCGGAGGAGCCGACGGGTTCGCTGGTGGTCGGCACGATGGAGTCCCTGACGTCCTACCGACTGCCCCCACTGTTGGAGCTGTTCCACCACCGCTATCCGAAGGTGCGGCTCGCGCTGCGCACCACCATCGGCGACGAGACCCGGCAGGCGCTGCGGCAGGGGACGTACGATCTCGGCTTCCTGATGGAGGAGGAGACGGCGCATCCGGGCCTGGAGAGCGAGGTGCTGGCGGTGGAGCCGCTGGCGCTGGTGGCGGGACGGGAGATGGACGTCAGCTCCACGGCCGACCTCCTGCGGCACCCGCTGCTCGCCACCGAACCGGGTTGCGCGTACCGGGACTTGTTCGAGCGGGAGCTCAAGTCGGTGTCGTCGTCCGTGGAGTTCATGGAGTTCGGCACCATCGAGGCGACCAAGCGGGCGGCGGCGGCCGGTCTCGGGATCGCGTTGCTGCCCGAGGTGACGGTCGCCGCCGAACTCGCGGAGGGCTCGCTCGTACGGCTGGACTGGGAGCCGCCGTTCACGCTTCGGACGCAACTGGCGTGGCGGTCCGGGAAGCGGCTTCCGGCGCACGCTCGGCTGTTCGTGGAGCAGGCGCGGAAGCTGATCGCCGAGCAAGGGTGA
- a CDS encoding UbiX family flavin prenyltransferase, with translation MPWIVGVSGASGTPYAAAVLRALLDAGESVDLVVSRASRLTLLDETGISFRDAHWEADLREWLSRGADGKPGTFDTDIAGVRHWNAGDLAAGPSSGSYRTKGMLIVPASTAAVAGVALGLSKDLLQRAASVTLKEGRKLVVAVRETPLNGQTLRHLVTLDDAGATVVPASPAFYAGATHIQDLVDFVAGRVLDAAGVEHRLYRRWKGDLGGGTRTNIG, from the coding sequence GTGCCTTGGATCGTGGGGGTGTCCGGAGCTTCCGGTACGCCGTATGCGGCCGCCGTGCTGCGGGCGCTGCTGGATGCCGGGGAGAGCGTCGATCTCGTGGTCAGCCGGGCCTCTCGGCTCACGCTGCTCGACGAGACCGGGATCTCCTTCCGGGACGCGCACTGGGAGGCCGACCTGCGGGAATGGCTGTCCCGCGGCGCGGACGGAAAGCCGGGCACCTTCGACACGGACATCGCGGGGGTACGGCACTGGAACGCCGGGGATCTCGCGGCCGGGCCGTCGTCCGGCTCGTACCGGACGAAGGGCATGCTGATCGTGCCCGCCTCCACCGCCGCCGTCGCCGGGGTCGCCCTCGGGCTCTCCAAGGACCTGCTCCAGCGGGCCGCGAGCGTGACACTGAAAGAGGGACGGAAGCTGGTCGTCGCCGTACGGGAGACCCCCTTGAACGGCCAGACGCTGCGGCATCTCGTCACCCTCGACGACGCGGGCGCGACCGTCGTACCCGCCTCGCCCGCCTTCTACGCGGGCGCCACCCACATCCAGGACCTGGTGGACTTCGTCGCCGGACGCGTACTGGACGCGGCGGGCGTCGAGCACCGGCTCTACCGCCGCTGGAAGGGCGACCTCGGCGGCGGAACCCGTACGAACATCGGTTGA
- a CDS encoding menaquinone biosynthesis decarboxylase, giving the protein MAYDDLRSLLRALEREGDLKRVKAEVDPYLEVGEIVDRVQKAGGPALLFENVKGSSMPLAMNVFGTDRRLLKALGLKSYGEISEKIGGLLKPELPHGFVGVREAFGKLGAMTHVPPKKVKDAPVQEVVLHGDDVDLEQLPALFTWPKDGGSFFNLGLTHTKDPESGVRNLGLYRLQRHDRRTIGMHWQIHKDSRNHYQVAARRGERLPVAIAFGCPPAVSYASTAPLPGDIDEYLFAGFLAGKRIEMVDCKTVPLQVPAQAEVVIEGWLEPGKMLPEGPFGDHTGFYTPQEPFPALTIDCVTMRKRPLLQSIVVGRPPTEDGPLGRATERFFLPLLKIIVPDIVDYHLPEAGGFHNCAIVSIDKKYPKHAQKVMHAIWGAHMMSLTKLIVVVDSDCDVHDLHEVAWRALGNTDYARDLSVVEGPVDHLDHASYQQFWGGKAGIDATKKWPEEGYTRDGGWPDMVESDPETAAKVDRRWKEYGL; this is encoded by the coding sequence ATGGCTTACGACGATCTTCGTTCCCTGCTCAGGGCACTGGAACGCGAAGGCGACCTCAAGCGCGTCAAGGCGGAGGTCGATCCGTATCTGGAGGTCGGGGAGATCGTCGACCGGGTGCAGAAAGCGGGCGGCCCGGCACTGCTCTTCGAGAACGTGAAGGGCTCCTCGATGCCCCTCGCGATGAACGTCTTCGGCACCGACCGACGGCTCCTGAAGGCGCTCGGCCTGAAGTCGTACGGCGAGATCAGCGAGAAGATCGGCGGGCTGCTCAAGCCCGAGCTGCCGCACGGGTTCGTCGGGGTCCGGGAGGCCTTCGGCAAGCTCGGCGCGATGACCCACGTACCGCCGAAGAAGGTCAAGGACGCGCCGGTGCAGGAGGTGGTGCTGCACGGCGACGACGTCGACCTGGAGCAGCTCCCGGCCCTGTTCACCTGGCCCAAGGACGGCGGCTCCTTCTTCAACCTGGGGCTGACCCACACCAAGGACCCGGAGTCCGGCGTCCGCAACCTCGGCCTGTACCGGCTCCAGCGCCACGACAGGCGCACCATCGGCATGCACTGGCAGATCCACAAGGACAGCCGCAACCACTACCAGGTCGCGGCGCGCAGGGGCGAGCGGCTTCCGGTCGCCATCGCCTTCGGCTGCCCGCCCGCCGTCTCCTACGCCTCCACCGCCCCGCTCCCCGGTGACATCGACGAGTACCTCTTCGCCGGGTTCCTCGCGGGCAAGCGGATCGAGATGGTCGACTGCAAGACGGTCCCGCTCCAGGTCCCGGCGCAGGCGGAGGTGGTGATCGAGGGCTGGCTGGAGCCGGGGAAGATGCTGCCGGAGGGCCCCTTCGGCGACCACACCGGCTTCTACACCCCGCAGGAGCCGTTCCCCGCGCTGACCATCGACTGCGTGACGATGCGCAAGCGCCCGCTGCTCCAGTCGATCGTGGTGGGCAGGCCCCCCACGGAGGACGGCCCGCTGGGCCGCGCCACGGAGCGTTTCTTCCTCCCCCTCCTGAAGATCATCGTCCCGGACATCGTGGACTACCACCTCCCCGAGGCGGGCGGCTTCCACAACTGCGCGATCGTGTCGATCGACAAGAAGTACCCGAAGCACGCGCAGAAGGTGATGCACGCGATCTGGGGGGCACACATGATGTCCCTGACCAAACTGATCGTGGTCGTCGACTCCGACTGCGACGTCCACGATCTGCACGAGGTCGCCTGGCGGGCGTTGGGCAACACGGACTACGCCCGTGACCTGTCGGTCGTCGAAGGCCCCGTCGACCACCTCGACCACGCCTCCTACCAGCAGTTCTGGGGCGGCAAGGCGGGCATCGACGCGACGAAGAAGTGGCCCGAGGAGGGCTACACCCGCGACGGCGGCTGGCCGGACATGGTGGAGTCGGACCCGGAGACGGCGGCGAAGGTCGACCGCCGCTGGAAGGAGTACGGCCTGTGA
- a CDS encoding GNAT family N-acetyltransferase, with protein sequence MALTFTLDPAVDPALRDGVLDLWADVSNAGGSVGFVPPVSRDAIRPELVKHLVAMAEGRTRLLVGHDTDGHVAATAFLTFNTHRLMKHWVWLYTVMVHPSHQGKGYGRDLLDAAAQAARTFDGIGAIRLTCRGGQGLERFYGSCGYKEVGRIPDAIRVAPDDLRDDVIMLLPLD encoded by the coding sequence ATGGCCCTTACCTTCACTCTCGACCCCGCCGTGGACCCCGCCCTCCGTGACGGTGTCCTCGACCTGTGGGCGGACGTGTCCAACGCCGGCGGCTCGGTAGGTTTCGTGCCGCCGGTGTCGCGGGACGCGATACGCCCCGAGCTGGTGAAACACCTCGTCGCGATGGCCGAGGGCAGGACCAGGCTCCTCGTAGGCCACGACACCGACGGCCACGTCGCCGCCACCGCGTTCCTCACCTTCAACACGCACCGGCTCATGAAGCACTGGGTCTGGCTGTACACGGTGATGGTGCACCCCAGCCACCAGGGCAAGGGATACGGCCGCGACCTCCTCGACGCCGCCGCCCAGGCGGCCCGCACCTTCGACGGCATAGGCGCGATACGGCTCACCTGCCGCGGCGGCCAGGGCCTGGAGCGTTTCTACGGCTCCTGCGGCTACAAGGAGGTCGGCCGCATCCCGGACGCCATCCGCGTCGCCCCGGACGACCTCCGCGACGACGTGATCATGCTGCTGCCGCTCGACTGA
- a CDS encoding DUF4229 domain-containing protein, whose translation MLRYTLMRLGIFAGCLVVVWGLVYSGVMPRGLGDSNGMWVILLALLISAPISFVVLRKERDRASVQIVERVDRVKANLEANRTQEDVADDATRAQGQTS comes from the coding sequence ATGCTCCGCTACACGCTGATGCGCCTCGGGATCTTCGCGGGCTGCCTCGTGGTCGTCTGGGGCCTCGTCTACTCCGGTGTCATGCCGCGCGGTCTCGGCGACTCCAACGGCATGTGGGTCATCCTGCTCGCCCTGCTGATCTCCGCCCCGATCAGCTTCGTCGTCCTGCGCAAGGAACGCGACCGCGCCTCCGTCCAGATCGTCGAGCGCGTAGACCGGGTCAAGGCCAACCTGGAGGCGAACCGCACCCAGGAGGACGTGGCCGACGACGCCACCCGGGCGCAGGGGCAGACGTCCTAG
- a CDS encoding TetR/AcrR family transcriptional regulator, whose amino-acid sequence MGAVKTKRMPRAVREQQMLDAAVRTFGRRGYMAASMDEIAELAGVSKPLVYLYLNSKEDLFTACIRREAHALTAAVRSGVQPDTPADRQLWDGLRAFFTHTAQHPDGWAVLHLQARTHGDAFAAEVTAMREEIVAFVTQLILAAARAAHRDPDFPEHEIAGLAEALVGAAESLADWANATPDVTARQAAATLMNFAWAGLGNLMNSDPWIPPVS is encoded by the coding sequence ATGGGTGCAGTCAAGACCAAACGGATGCCGCGCGCCGTCCGTGAGCAGCAGATGCTGGACGCCGCGGTGCGGACCTTCGGGCGGCGTGGGTACATGGCCGCCTCGATGGACGAGATCGCCGAACTCGCCGGCGTCTCCAAGCCGTTGGTCTATCTGTACCTGAACTCCAAGGAAGACCTCTTCACCGCCTGCATCCGCCGCGAGGCCCACGCGCTCACCGCCGCCGTGCGCTCCGGGGTACAGCCGGACACGCCCGCCGACCGCCAACTCTGGGACGGTCTGCGGGCGTTCTTCACGCACACCGCGCAACACCCGGACGGCTGGGCCGTACTGCACCTCCAGGCCCGCACCCACGGCGACGCGTTCGCCGCCGAGGTGACCGCCATGCGCGAGGAGATCGTCGCGTTCGTCACCCAGCTGATCCTCGCCGCCGCCCGCGCCGCCCACCGCGACCCCGACTTCCCCGAGCACGAGATCGCCGGCCTCGCCGAGGCCCTGGTAGGCGCCGCCGAGTCCCTCGCCGACTGGGCCAACGCCACCCCGGACGTCACCGCCCGCCAGGCCGCCGCGACCCTGATGAACTTCGCCTGGGCGGGCCTGGGCAACCTGATGAACAGCGACCCCTGGATACCGCCGGTCAGCTGA
- a CDS encoding DUF6281 family protein, whose protein sequence is MRLALLMAGITALALGAVGCAETSDDTGEAAASCAYVIDYDNRHYSDVANIDYRLGEKLGTATQPPCDDTPGHGDDGEPAHRITAYAVQGLDPAIAIAVGDAPDDVILVAVREGGELPPEIDKLPRLAPEQE, encoded by the coding sequence ATGAGACTGGCACTGCTGATGGCGGGAATCACCGCACTGGCGCTGGGCGCCGTCGGATGCGCGGAGACGAGCGACGACACCGGGGAGGCGGCAGCCTCCTGCGCCTACGTCATCGACTACGACAACCGCCACTACTCGGACGTGGCCAACATCGACTACCGCCTGGGCGAGAAGCTCGGCACGGCCACCCAGCCCCCGTGCGACGACACCCCGGGTCACGGCGACGACGGCGAGCCCGCCCACCGGATCACGGCCTACGCCGTCCAGGGCCTGGACCCCGCCATCGCCATCGCCGTAGGAGACGCCCCCGACGACGTCATCCTCGTCGCCGTCCGAGAGGGCGGTGAGCTGCCGCCCGAGATCGACAAGCTCCCCCGACTGGCACCGGAACAGGAGTGA
- a CDS encoding SCO0607 family lipoprotein: MPKPRRSRTLAAALVLAAAAAVLTGCSGLDFRESICRDGEYPVLQVNSTGSGCMPDDEEPMDGYVRYPEGKVPEHVDDKWDVYWRTHTLDEKGDIIPAS, from the coding sequence GTGCCCAAGCCCCGCAGGTCCCGGACCCTGGCAGCCGCCCTGGTCCTCGCGGCGGCGGCCGCGGTGCTCACCGGATGCTCCGGCCTGGACTTCCGGGAGAGCATCTGTCGCGACGGTGAGTACCCCGTCCTCCAGGTGAACAGCACCGGCTCCGGGTGCATGCCGGACGACGAGGAGCCCATGGACGGCTACGTCCGCTACCCGGAGGGCAAGGTGCCGGAGCACGTCGACGACAAGTGGGACGTGTACTGGCGCACCCACACCCTCGACGAGAAGGGCGACATCATCCCCGCGTCCTGA
- a CDS encoding MaoC family dehydratase, whose amino-acid sequence MTVLTFKRPRPDADFPRTPLVLPHLRIDPARLAAYERVCGFPTGEDALPLTYPHVLGFPLALRLMSRRAFPLPLLGLVHTSIEITGHKPLTSTADAYELSVRVDGLAAHRRGTEAGVVTELRAGGEVVWESRSTYLARHRTDAQAEPRASAPLPPLPVVAEWRLGGDVGRRYAVVSGDRNPIHLHPLTARPFGFRRAIAHGMWTAARCVAAYGVPATARVTAEFRAPVLLPGTVSYGSEPGRFELRGEDGRMHLTGTVS is encoded by the coding sequence ATGACGGTCCTGACCTTCAAACGACCCCGCCCCGACGCGGACTTCCCCCGTACCCCGCTGGTCCTCCCCCACCTCCGGATCGACCCGGCCCGCCTCGCCGCGTACGAGAGGGTGTGCGGATTCCCGACCGGCGAGGACGCGCTGCCACTCACCTACCCGCACGTCCTGGGCTTCCCACTCGCCCTGCGCCTGATGAGCAGGCGGGCCTTTCCGCTCCCGCTGCTGGGCCTGGTCCACACGTCGATCGAGATCACGGGGCACAAGCCGCTGACTTCGACCGCCGACGCATACGAACTCTCCGTGCGCGTCGACGGGTTGGCGGCGCACCGGCGGGGGACGGAGGCGGGGGTGGTGACGGAACTCAGGGCCGGTGGGGAGGTCGTATGGGAGTCGCGCAGTACTTATCTCGCGCGGCATCGGACGGACGCGCAGGCCGAACCGAGGGCTTCGGCGCCCCTTCCACCCCTGCCCGTCGTCGCCGAGTGGCGGCTCGGCGGGGATGTGGGGCGGCGGTACGCGGTCGTCTCCGGTGACCGCAACCCCATCCACCTCCACCCGCTCACCGCCCGGCCGTTCGGCTTCCGGCGCGCCATCGCCCACGGCATGTGGACGGCGGCGCGGTGCGTGGCGGCGTACGGGGTGCCTGCGACGGCGCGGGTCACGGCGGAGTTCCGGGCGCCGGTACTGCTGCCGGGGACGGTGAGCTACGGCTCGGAGCCGGGGCGGTTCGAGCTGCGTGGGGAGGACGGGCGCATGCACCTCACCGGGACGGTCAGCTGA
- the mqnP gene encoding menaquinone biosynthesis prenyltransferase MqnP yields the protein MSSASAALPQPGRTKAFLRLVMIEHSIFALPFAYIAALTAMFQLDRNIHWGRLLLVTICMVGLRTFAMAVNRIIDREIDARNPRTAHRELVTGAMSVKHAWTGALIAVVIFLGSAALLNPLCLALAPVAVVPMVVYPYGKRFTNFPQAILGLAQAIGPIGGWLAITGEWSWEAVILGLAVGIWIGGFDLIYACQDVETDREVGVLSVPARFGIPASIWAARACHVVTMTLFIWYAVATEAGAFLWIGLMIVAGAFVYEHNIVRPHDLSRLNRAFFSVNGFIGIALFVCALLDLLVRGLTV from the coding sequence GTGAGCAGCGCGTCAGCAGCGCTCCCGCAACCGGGACGCACGAAGGCATTCCTGCGCCTGGTGATGATCGAGCACTCGATCTTCGCGCTGCCCTTCGCCTACATCGCCGCGCTCACGGCGATGTTCCAGCTGGACAGGAACATCCACTGGGGCCGGCTGCTGCTGGTGACGATCTGCATGGTGGGCCTGCGCACCTTCGCGATGGCGGTCAACCGGATCATCGACCGCGAGATCGACGCCCGGAACCCCCGGACGGCTCACCGCGAGCTGGTGACCGGCGCGATGTCGGTGAAGCACGCCTGGACCGGTGCCCTGATCGCGGTCGTGATCTTCCTGGGCTCGGCGGCGCTGCTGAACCCGCTCTGCCTGGCCCTCGCGCCGGTGGCCGTGGTCCCGATGGTGGTCTACCCCTACGGCAAGCGGTTCACGAACTTCCCGCAGGCCATCCTGGGTCTGGCCCAGGCCATCGGCCCGATCGGCGGCTGGCTGGCGATCACCGGCGAGTGGTCCTGGGAGGCGGTCATCCTGGGCCTGGCGGTCGGCATCTGGATCGGCGGCTTCGACCTGATCTACGCCTGCCAGGACGTGGAGACGGACCGCGAGGTCGGTGTGCTGTCGGTCCCGGCCCGCTTCGGCATCCCGGCGTCGATCTGGGCGGCGCGGGCCTGCCACGTCGTCACGATGACCCTCTTCATCTGGTACGCGGTGGCCACCGAGGCCGGCGCCTTCCTCTGGATCGGCCTGATGATCGTCGCCGGGGCCTTCGTCTACGAGCACAACATCGTCCGCCCCCATGACCTCTCCCGCCTGAACAGGGCGTTCTTCAGCGTCAACGGCTTCATCGGCATCGCCCTGTTCGTGTGCGCGCTGCTGGACCTGCTGGTACGGGGCCTGACCGTCTGA
- the mqnE gene encoding aminofutalosine synthase MqnE — protein sequence MDVGLKRELEEKVRAGERLTREDGIALYESDDLAWLGGLAHEVRTRKNGDVVHFNVNRHLNMTNVCTASCAYCSFQRKPGEKDAYTMRIEEAVKLAKSMESENLTELHIVNGLHPNLPWRYYPRSLRELKAALPNVSLKAFTATEIHHFETISGLSASEILDELIDAGLESLTGGGAEIFDWEVRRHIVDHRTHWEDWSRIHRLAHEKGLKTPSTMLYGHIEEPKHRVDHVLRLRELQDETNGFQVFIPLRYQHDFVDMKDGKVRNRLQARTQMATGAEALKTFAVSRLLFDNVPHVKVFWVMHGVQTAQLALQHGADDMDGSVVEYKITHDADNYGTPNKLTREDLLDRIRDAGFRPVERNTRYEIIREYEGADPARRESPQPMRL from the coding sequence ATGGACGTCGGGCTCAAGCGCGAGCTGGAGGAGAAGGTCAGGGCTGGTGAACGGCTGACCCGCGAGGACGGCATCGCGCTGTACGAGTCGGACGACCTGGCGTGGCTCGGCGGCCTCGCGCACGAGGTGCGCACGCGCAAGAACGGCGACGTCGTCCACTTCAACGTCAACCGCCACCTCAACATGACCAACGTCTGTACGGCGTCCTGCGCGTACTGCTCCTTCCAGCGCAAGCCGGGGGAGAAGGACGCGTACACGATGCGGATCGAGGAGGCGGTGAAGCTCGCCAAGTCGATGGAGTCGGAGAACCTCACGGAACTCCACATCGTCAACGGCCTGCACCCGAACCTGCCGTGGCGCTACTACCCGCGGTCGCTGCGGGAGCTGAAGGCGGCGCTGCCGAACGTCTCCCTGAAGGCGTTCACGGCGACGGAGATCCACCACTTCGAGACGATCTCCGGTCTGTCGGCGTCGGAGATCCTGGACGAGTTGATCGACGCGGGCCTGGAATCCCTGACCGGCGGTGGCGCGGAGATCTTCGACTGGGAGGTCCGCCGGCACATCGTGGACCACCGCACGCACTGGGAGGACTGGTCCCGCATCCATCGCCTGGCGCACGAGAAGGGCCTCAAGACGCCGAGCACGATGCTGTACGGCCACATCGAGGAGCCGAAGCACCGGGTCGACCACGTCCTGCGCCTGCGCGAACTCCAGGACGAGACGAACGGCTTCCAGGTCTTCATCCCCCTGCGCTACCAGCACGACTTCGTCGACATGAAGGACGGCAAGGTCCGCAACCGCCTCCAGGCGCGCACGCAGATGGCGACGGGCGCGGAGGCGTTGAAGACGTTCGCGGTGTCGAGGTTGTTGTTCGACAACGTCCCGCACGTGAAGGTCTTCTGGGTCATGCACGGCGTCCAGACCGCCCAACTGGCCCTCCAGCACGGCGCAGACGACATGGACGGCTCGGTGGTGGAATACAAGATCACCCACGACGCCGACAACTACGGCACCCCGAACAAACTCACCCGCGAGGACCTACTGGACCGGATCCGCGACGCGGGCTTCCGCCCGGTGGAACGGAACACGCGGTACGAGATCATCAGGGAGTACGAGGGCGCGGACCCGGCGCGCAGGGAGTCCCCCCAGCCGATGCGGCTGTGA
- a CDS encoding DMT family transporter — MRSENTGTAQLTIAMVLSGTLGVFVVESGASPFNVVFFRVLFGALALGGYVLARGWLRDHGFTPRTLGLAVLGGVFIVFNWVLLFQSYENTSISVATVVYHTQPFYVVLLGALLFRERITGAKAAWIGVAFAGLVLVSGVTPGDFGSGGAYLTGLGQALLAALLYGLSTVVTKRITGVRPHLIALVQVLVGIPLLLPFADFGAMRGTGADWGWLVGLGVIHTGLMYVLMYAAYAQLPTAKIAVLAFVYPAVAMVVDWAVYGHHIGLVQALGVPLIVTASLKVTLARRSASAPAPRTAERAPEAASRTATPVASEA, encoded by the coding sequence ATGAGATCCGAGAACACGGGCACGGCCCAGCTGACCATCGCGATGGTGCTCTCCGGCACCCTCGGCGTCTTCGTCGTGGAGTCGGGCGCCTCGCCCTTCAACGTCGTCTTCTTCCGCGTGCTGTTCGGTGCGCTCGCCCTGGGCGGGTACGTCCTCGCCCGAGGCTGGCTCCGCGATCACGGGTTCACTCCCCGCACCCTCGGACTCGCCGTCCTGGGCGGGGTGTTCATCGTCTTCAACTGGGTGCTGCTCTTCCAGTCGTACGAGAACACGTCCATCTCCGTCGCGACGGTCGTTTACCACACCCAGCCGTTCTACGTCGTGCTCCTCGGCGCGCTCCTGTTCCGCGAGCGGATCACCGGCGCCAAGGCCGCCTGGATCGGGGTCGCCTTCGCGGGGCTGGTTCTCGTCTCGGGGGTCACGCCCGGCGACTTCGGCAGCGGGGGCGCCTATCTCACCGGACTCGGGCAGGCTCTCCTGGCCGCGCTTCTCTACGGGCTGTCCACCGTCGTCACCAAGCGCATCACCGGCGTCCGTCCGCATCTCATCGCGCTCGTCCAGGTCCTCGTCGGCATCCCCCTGCTGCTCCCCTTCGCCGACTTCGGCGCGATGCGCGGCACCGGCGCCGACTGGGGCTGGCTGGTGGGGCTCGGGGTCATCCACACCGGGCTGATGTACGTCCTGATGTACGCCGCGTACGCCCAGCTCCCCACCGCGAAGATCGCCGTGCTCGCCTTCGTCTACCCGGCGGTCGCGATGGTCGTCGACTGGGCGGTGTACGGCCACCACATCGGCCTCGTCCAGGCGCTCGGCGTCCCGCTGATCGTGACGGCGAGCCTGAAGGTCACCCTTGCTCGGCGATCAGCTTCCGCGCCTGCTCCACGAACAGCCGAGCGTGCGCCGGAAGCCGCTTCCCGGACCGCCACGCCAGTTGCGTCCGAAGCGTGA